From a single Brassica napus cultivar Da-Ae chromosome C9, Da-Ae, whole genome shotgun sequence genomic region:
- the LOC106347054 gene encoding NAC domain-containing protein 6, translated as MSKEIELPGFRFHPTEEELTDYYLKNMVCGKFSKVEVIGFLNIYRHDPWDLPRLSKIGEREWYFFVPRERKHGNGGRPSRTTEKGYWKATGSDRKIISLSEPKRVIGLKKTLVFYRGRAPGGSKTDWVMNEYRMPDNCTLPKDVVLCKIYRKATSLKVLEQRAEMESKMTQTCPNSPLSSSETISYVGKEENLMKTSFPFPQASAMQEANNNFMLQGHEEKQRETEMKESSSSLKLPCGVLPLPELQLPKQGLEWGQDQFLSISPWLQNLTPIVNLLNF; from the exons ATGTCAAAAGAGATTGAGCTTCCAGGTTTCAGATTCCACCCGACCGAGGAGGAGCTTACTGATTACTACCTCAAGAACATGGTTTGCGGGAAATTCTCCAAAGTCGAAGTCATTGGTTTCCTCAACATCTATCGCCATGATCCATGGGACTTACCAC GTTTATCGAAAATCGGTGAGAGGGAATGGTATTTCTTTGTTCCAAGGGAAAGGAAGCATGGGAACGGAGGGAGACCAAGCAGGACAACTGAGAAAGGATATTGGAAAGCAACTGGTTCCGACCGTAAGATCATAAGCTTGTCTGAGCCAAAACGTGTGATTGGGCTCAAGAAGACCCTTGTGTTCTACAGAGGTAGAGCACCAGGTGGAAGCAAGACTGATTGGGTCATGAACGAGTACCGTATGCCTGACAATTGCACCTTACCAAAG GACGTTGTGCTGTGTAAGATATACAGAAAAGCCACTTCCCTTAAAGTGTTGGAGCAAAGAGCAGAGATGGAATCTAAGATGACTCAGACATGCCCAAACTCTCCTCTCTCGTCTTCCGAGACCATTTCTTACGTtggaaaagaagaaaacttGATGAAGACTTCGTTCCCTTTTCCTCAAGCATCAGCCATGCAAGAAGCAAACAACAACTTCATGCTTCAAGGACATGAAGAGAAGCAAAGAGAAACAGAGATGAAGGAGTCTTCTTCATCGCTGAAGCTACCATGTGGAGTCTTGCCATTACCAGAGCTGCAATTACCTAAACAAGGATTAGAATGGGGACAAGACCAGTTCTTGAGTATAAGCCCATGGCTCCAGAATCTTACCCCAATTGTTAACCTACTAAATTTTTag